The following are encoded together in the Populus trichocarpa isolate Nisqually-1 chromosome 5, P.trichocarpa_v4.1, whole genome shotgun sequence genome:
- the LOC7466831 gene encoding protein TRACHEARY ELEMENT DIFFERENTIATION-RELATED 7 has product MAPLDNYDYNFPYFPLPPPHNPPSPPKVVPPHNYPSPPKGSPPHNPPPPHIIPSPPKVVPPHNYPSPPKGSPPHNPPPPHIKPSPPKVPPPHHPITPPSPFPVPATPPNHPFHPPPPHHIPPPSPPHIIPPAPSHVIPPPPPTPGHHSTVIIVVFVSLGGLFFLAFLSVALCCFIKKKKKKTVQKTEILEFDEHTKVQEAIIPGPHGEKITVLNIEEDVHLVEEIKKNEKLAEGSHIKLAHDHPLDSDIATSSSRSNQQHLEHKV; this is encoded by the coding sequence ATGGCTCCTCTTGATAACTATGACTACAACTTCCCATATTTTCCTCTACCACCACCGCATAATCCTCCATCCCCTCCAAAAGTTGTGCCACCTCATAATTATCCATCCCCTCCAAAAGGGTCCCCACCCCATAATCCTCCGCCACCACACATTATACCCTCCCCTCCAAAAGTTGTCCCACCTCATAATTATCCATCCCCTCCAAAAGGGTCCCCACCCCATAATCCTCCGCCACCACACATTAAACCCTCCCCTCCAAAAGTTCCTCCACCACATCATCCAATTACTCCACCATCCCCATTCCCAGTGCCAGCAACCCCACCCAATCATCCATTTCATCCACCACCACCCCATCACATTCCTCCACCATCACCACCTCATATTATTCCACCTGCACCCTCTCATGTTATTCCACCTCCACCGCCAACACCAGGACATCATTCAACTGTTATAATTGTTGTCTTTGTCTCACTTGGTGGCCTATTCTTTCTTGCATTCCTCTCTGTTGCTCTCTGTTGCTtcattaagaagaaaaagaagaaaacggTTCAGAAAACTGAAATCTTAGAGTTTGATGAGCATACTAAAGTCCAGGAAGCCATTATTCCAGGCCCACATGGTGAGAAAATCACAGTACTAAACATTGAAGAGGATGTGCATCTTGTGGAGgagattaagaaaaatgaaaaactggCTGAAGGTTCGCACATTAAATTGGCACATGATCATCCCCTGGATTCTGATATAGCAACATCCTCTTCTCGGTCCAATCAGCAGCATCTCGAGCACAAGGTCTGA
- the LOC7479126 gene encoding protein trichome berefringence-like 7, with the protein MSTFNRSKSINQRTLGVGTPRTASFGSPRVKLTSVSHWFRWLVVIGALFPFSIAIAGGYFYLLPSLTQAFQGFGTSKLNDSMEECNLFDGNWVFDESYPLYNASECPFAEQGFNCLGNGRRDEDYLRWRWKPKRCDIPRFNVHDILERLRNKRVVFVGDSMSRTQWESLICLLMTGVEDKNSVYEVNNHNITKRIRFLSVRFNSFNFTVEFFRSVFLVQHVWMPRHVPRRVRSTLKLDKLDDISNQWVNSDILIFNTGHWWVPEKLFETGCYFQVANTVRLGMSIPVAFRIALDTWASWVEKMIDTNRTHVFFRTYEPSHWSEQSHRLCNMSNIPISEAGGKDRSVFSDTILEAVKNLTVPITVLHITSMSALRSDAHVGKWNGNPSIPDCSHWCLPGVPDMWNEILLSYLLSLS; encoded by the exons ATGTCTACTTTTAATAGGAGTAAGTCAATAAACCAGAGGACCTTGGGTGTTGGAACCCCAAGAACTGCTAGTTTCGGAAGCCCCAGAGTAAAATTGACCTCAGTCTCGCATTGGTTTCGATGGCTTGTTGTGATTGGAGCTTTGTTTCCATTTTCTATTGCCATTGCTGGAGGTTACTTTTATCTTCTTCCAAGTCTCACTCAAGCATTTCAGGGTTTTGGTACTTCCAAGCTCAATGATTCGATGGAAGAATGCAATCTCTTTGATGGAAATTGGGTTTTCGATGAGAGTTACCCTTTATACAATGCTTCAGAATGTCCTTTTGCAGAACAAGGATTCAATTGCTTAGGGAATGGAAGGAGAGATGAGGATTATCTTAGATGGAGGTGGAAACCCAAGAGGTGTGATATTCCACGATTCAATGTACATGATATTTTGGAAAGGCTTCGAAATAAGAGGGTTGTATTTGTTGGTGATTCTATGAGTAGAACACAGTGGGAATCATTAATATGTTTGCTCATGACTGGAGTGGAGGATAAAAACAGTGTTTATGAAGTCAACAATCATAACATAACAAAACGGATTAGATTTTTAAGTGTCCGATTCAACTCCTTTAATTTCACAGTCGAGTTCTTTCGCTCGGTTTTCTTGGTGCAGCATGTTTGGATGCCTAGACATGTGCCAAGGAGGGTTAGGTCGACACTTAAACTGGACAAGTTGGACGATATTAGCAACCAGTGGGTAAATTCGGATATTCTCATATTCAACACAGGACATTGGTGGGTGCCTGAGAAGCTCTTTGAAAC GGGCTGCTATTTCCAAGTTGCAAATACTGTAAGACTTGGAATGTCAATTCCCGTTGCCTTCAGAATTGCACTGGACACTTGGGCATCATGGGTTGAGAAAATGATTGACACAAATAGAACACATGTCTTCTTTCGGACATATGAGCCATCTCACTGGAG TGAACAATCTCATAGGCTTTGCAATATGTCCAATATTCCAATCTCAGAAGCAGGAGGCAAGGACAGAAGTGTATTTTCAGACACAATATTGGAAGCGGTAAAAAATCTGACAGTTCCTATAACTGTACTCCATATAACCTCCATGTCAGCTCTCAGGAGTGATGCACATGTGGGCAAGTGGAATGGCAATCCATCTATACCTGATTGTAGCCATTGGTGCCTACCTGGAGTACCAGATATGTGGAACGAAATTTTACTGTCGTACCTGCTATCCCTGTCATGA
- the LOC7479127 gene encoding transcription factor HEC3: MDFNQAKFNHTWNLDMSMEDQILHHDQLPFNSIWPSCPLQTQQTQIPASSQTPISTFLGDQICNNTEEEEDEPEEELGAMKEMMYRIAAMQPVEIDPATIRKPKRRNVRISDDPQSVAARLRRERISEKIRILQRLVPGGRKMDTASMLEEAIRYVKFLKRQIRLLQPNHHQQHQPCTTNGDWQIPYSNKPLDSITTTPSLLEPRAGGLGYILGGNTGGNPLCFNHEVISD, from the coding sequence ATGGATTTCAATCAAGCTAAATTCAACCACACATGGAATCTTGATATGTCCATGGAAGATCAAATTCTTCATCATGACCAGCTTCCCTTTAACTCAATTTGGCCTAGCTGCCCTCTGCAAACACAGCAAACACAAATTCCAGCTTCAAGCCAAACACCAATCTCAACCTTTCTTGGTGACCAAATATGCAACAAtacagaggaggaggaggatgagcCGGAAGAAGAGCTGGGAGCTATGAAAGAAATGATGTATAGAATTGCCGCGATGCAGCCAGTAGAGATAGATCCGGCCACGATTCGCAAGCCAAAAAGACGAAACGTTAGGATTAGCGATGACCCCCAGAGCGTGGCTGCGCGTCTTAGGCGAGAAAGGATAAGTGAAAAGATCAGAATTCTACAAAGGCTTGTTCCTGGTGGAAGAAAAATGGACACTGCTTCAATGCTAGAAGAAGCTATCCGTTACGTTAAGTTCTTGAAAAGGCAAATTCGCCTGCTTCAACCTAACCATCATCAGCAGCACCAACCATGCACTACCAATGGAGACTGGCAAATTCCATACAGCAATAAACCTCTTGATTCTATCACCACCACTCCATCCCTCCTCGAACCCCGAGCCGGAGGCCTCGGATACATTCTTGGTGGGAATACCGGGGGCAATCCCTTGTGCTTTAATCATGAGGTAATTAGTGATTAG